The Lewinellaceae bacterium genome includes a region encoding these proteins:
- a CDS encoding M4 family metallopeptidase yields MKKINAILIFIYVFCYATLLPAQSGKPVAPAHKQPTNFQPENFQPNDKMLQGIPRAERVLPLRAQFKQAAIPADLSGGGAKLKVEAKDKGLPLFISGQLGIEKRNLPFEEQVTEYLYAAKFLMQIEHPEEEFVLSKTETDELGQTHFRMQQYYQDIPVYGGQVILHTNAEGNIHSLNGRFYPTPRLKTITPDLSGSQAMNIARTDLATFTTLKNLSDFEKQYVLNADAAPELIVFHQEADASKELLCWKITIVPNMLENWDYFIDAKTGAVVSKINNSCTFYPNLLRGKNEAFHHEGIGTGTSAPLFGSGTFLGGTTANAVDLKGITRSINVFEDAGDYVLLDVGRAMYDTGSDIPDNMSGVVLTLDAVNTNPSNDNFNANYIFGNSNNTWNNPKAVSAHFNAAESYEYYRGIHSRNSINSSGGNIVAFINVAESDGSDMDNAFWNGAAMFYGNGDQAFSSPLQKSLDTGGHEMTHGVVGSSAGLIYQGQAGALNESFADVFGVMIEPDDWKVGEDIVNPSVFPSGALRDLSNPHQGGTGLGSPGWQPAHMNEYQDLPFTNAGDNGGVHVNSGIPNRAFYLYATAVGNSDARKVYYRALTTYLTNQAQFIDCRLAVLQAATDLFGAGSNKVTAAGSAFDQVGITGTTGSGGTEDIESNTGEDFILLTNTDFDALYLFDGANFPIVSNSGILSRPSITDDGSAIVFVDDNNDLKLLWYNTGTGQYDESYLQNNPEHIWRNVAISKDGSKLAALTTDWDNYIFVYDFDSQQATYIEILNPTTQQGVFTNDVQYADFIEWDYSGEYLLYDAYNVLDDDFGNTSDYWDIGLIQVWNNASNDFGDGYVFKIFNGLPDNTGVGDPSFSKNSPNIIALDFIGDAENFSDFTILGVDIEAGEVGYIYDNDILGRPNYSIQDDALIFDALSQTNDEIIGIVNLNSDKITPAGDPESFITGGANWGVWFARGERDFTATEEATTADLPLKVSPNPFSEKVTVEFDLTEGAAAAISVYDLTGKLQFHTTETYGQGPQKVELNLGGLAAGAYFIHLTTAAELGVVRILKAE; encoded by the coding sequence ATGAAAAAAATTAATGCCATCCTGATTTTCATTTATGTGTTTTGCTATGCGACTTTATTGCCTGCTCAAAGCGGAAAACCTGTCGCTCCGGCACATAAACAACCAACAAATTTTCAACCCGAAAACTTCCAGCCCAATGATAAAATGTTACAGGGGATTCCCCGTGCCGAAAGGGTACTTCCTTTGAGGGCCCAGTTTAAGCAGGCGGCCATTCCGGCAGATCTTTCAGGGGGGGGAGCCAAATTAAAAGTGGAAGCAAAAGATAAGGGACTCCCTTTATTCATATCCGGGCAGCTCGGTATTGAAAAACGCAACCTTCCTTTTGAAGAGCAGGTAACGGAATACCTGTATGCGGCTAAATTTCTTATGCAGATAGAGCACCCGGAAGAGGAATTTGTTTTGAGCAAAACGGAAACCGATGAGTTGGGACAAACCCATTTCCGAATGCAACAATACTACCAGGATATTCCGGTTTACGGTGGCCAGGTGATCCTTCACACCAATGCGGAAGGCAATATTCATAGCTTAAATGGCCGGTTTTACCCGACGCCTCGGTTGAAGACCATTACTCCGGATCTTTCTGGAAGCCAGGCCATGAACATTGCCAGAACCGACCTGGCTACTTTCACAACGCTGAAAAATCTTTCCGATTTTGAAAAGCAATATGTCCTGAATGCCGATGCCGCTCCCGAACTAATTGTTTTTCACCAGGAGGCAGATGCTTCAAAAGAATTGTTGTGCTGGAAAATTACGATAGTGCCCAACATGCTTGAGAATTGGGATTATTTTATCGATGCGAAAACCGGAGCCGTTGTTTCAAAAATTAACAACAGTTGTACCTTTTACCCGAATCTGCTCAGGGGAAAAAATGAAGCATTCCACCATGAAGGAATTGGAACAGGAACATCAGCTCCTCTTTTCGGTTCTGGCACCTTTCTTGGCGGGACCACGGCAAATGCCGTTGACCTCAAAGGCATTACCCGAAGCATAAATGTGTTTGAGGATGCCGGTGATTATGTTTTGTTGGATGTGGGGAGGGCAATGTATGATACGGGTTCAGATATTCCGGACAATATGAGCGGGGTTGTCCTGACGCTTGATGCCGTAAATACCAACCCATCCAATGATAATTTCAATGCCAATTACATTTTTGGGAACAGTAACAACACTTGGAACAATCCCAAAGCAGTAAGCGCACATTTCAATGCTGCAGAAAGTTATGAATACTATCGAGGGATCCATTCTCGGAATTCAATCAACTCATCCGGGGGGAATATTGTCGCTTTTATCAATGTGGCAGAATCGGACGGATCGGATATGGACAATGCTTTTTGGAATGGTGCAGCCATGTTTTACGGGAATGGCGACCAGGCTTTCAGCAGTCCGCTGCAAAAATCCCTGGATACCGGCGGGCACGAGATGACCCATGGCGTTGTCGGAAGTTCAGCGGGATTGATTTACCAGGGGCAGGCAGGAGCTTTGAACGAAAGTTTTGCAGATGTTTTCGGGGTGATGATCGAGCCTGATGACTGGAAAGTCGGGGAGGATATCGTCAATCCAAGTGTCTTTCCTTCCGGTGCTTTGCGGGATCTTTCCAATCCCCACCAGGGAGGAACGGGTCTGGGTTCCCCTGGATGGCAACCAGCCCACATGAATGAGTACCAGGATCTGCCCTTTACCAATGCAGGAGATAACGGAGGGGTACATGTAAACAGTGGTATTCCCAACCGGGCTTTTTATTTGTATGCTACTGCCGTTGGCAACAGTGATGCAAGAAAGGTGTATTATCGCGCCTTGACCACTTATCTGACCAACCAGGCGCAGTTTATCGACTGCAGGCTTGCCGTTTTGCAGGCGGCTACCGATTTGTTTGGAGCAGGATCGAATAAGGTGACAGCAGCAGGAAGTGCTTTTGACCAGGTGGGCATTACCGGTACGACCGGTTCCGGCGGAACAGAGGATATTGAGTCCAACACGGGAGAAGATTTCATCCTGTTAACCAATACTGATTTCGACGCGCTTTATCTTTTTGATGGTGCCAATTTTCCCATAGTTTCCAATTCAGGTATCCTGAGCCGGCCAAGTATTACCGACGACGGATCGGCGATTGTATTTGTAGATGATAATAACGATCTCAAATTGTTGTGGTACAATACGGGCACCGGCCAATACGATGAGTCCTACCTGCAGAATAACCCTGAGCATATCTGGAGGAATGTGGCCATTTCAAAGGATGGTTCAAAACTGGCAGCCTTGACTACAGATTGGGATAATTACATTTTTGTTTATGATTTTGATAGCCAGCAGGCTACTTATATCGAAATTTTAAATCCGACGACGCAGCAGGGTGTTTTTACCAACGATGTTCAATATGCTGATTTTATCGAATGGGATTATTCGGGAGAATATTTACTGTATGATGCTTATAATGTGCTGGACGATGATTTCGGAAATACCAGCGACTACTGGGATATCGGATTGATACAGGTATGGAATAATGCCTCCAATGATTTCGGGGACGGGTATGTATTTAAGATATTTAACGGACTGCCGGACAATACCGGGGTAGGGGATCCCAGTTTCTCTAAAAACAGTCCGAATATCATTGCCCTTGATTTTATCGGGGATGCTGAAAATTTTTCCGACTTTACCATATTGGGCGTTGATATTGAAGCAGGTGAGGTGGGCTATATTTACGATAACGACATATTGGGCAGGCCTAATTATTCCATCCAGGATGACGCTTTGATATTTGATGCCCTTTCCCAGACGAATGATGAGATCATAGGCATCGTCAATTTAAACAGTGATAAGATCACTCCTGCCGGCGATCCCGAGTCCTTTATTACCGGCGGAGCCAACTGGGGCGTATGGTTCGCCCGCGGTGAACGTGATTTTACCGCCACGGAAGAGGCGACAACGGCAGACCTGCCTTTGAAAGTGTCCCCCAATCCTTTCAGCGAGAAGGTCACCGTTGAATTTGACCTGACCGAGGGCGCCGCCGCAGCAATAAGCGTTTACGATCTTACCGGAAAACTTCAATTCCACACGACGGAAACCTACGGACAGGGACCTCAAAAGGTTGAATTAAACCTGGGTGGTTTAGCTGCAGGAGCTTATTTTATCCATTTGACCACTGCAGCAGAATTGGGTGTGGTGCGTATTTTGAAAGCGGAATAG
- a CDS encoding M15 family metallopeptidase, translating to MHLLKTFFLLLFPLLFSCKNIGVETMEAKVGDPSASGKNAMAIDTSFTLDYLRGHFIPSKHPDFVKVDPAYTDHARDYYLHKEAWGAFKKMADAAAGEGIKLFIKSAARNFEDQKGIWEAKWTGARLIEEGVSAAKQYPDPKTRALKILLYSSMPGTSRHHWGTDFDLNNLNPEYFQSGEGARIYQWLTANAGNFGFCQPYSPKGPERPDGYEEEQWHWSYFPLAKQLTELARLELKDENITGFLGSETAQKIGVVEKYVLGVNKQCMPGY from the coding sequence ATGCACTTGTTGAAAACGTTCTTTTTGCTACTCTTTCCTTTACTCTTTTCCTGTAAAAATATTGGCGTCGAAACCATGGAAGCCAAAGTGGGTGACCCTTCTGCATCGGGAAAAAATGCTATGGCCATTGATACCTCATTTACCCTGGACTACTTACGGGGCCATTTCATTCCTTCTAAACATCCGGATTTTGTAAAAGTTGACCCCGCCTATACCGATCATGCGAGGGATTATTATTTACATAAGGAAGCATGGGGAGCTTTTAAAAAAATGGCCGATGCAGCAGCAGGGGAGGGGATCAAACTTTTTATCAAATCGGCGGCCCGGAATTTTGAAGATCAAAAAGGCATTTGGGAAGCAAAGTGGACAGGAGCCCGACTGATCGAAGAGGGAGTGAGCGCCGCAAAACAATATCCGGATCCCAAAACAAGGGCGCTCAAAATATTGCTTTACAGTTCCATGCCCGGCACTTCTCGACATCACTGGGGAACGGATTTTGATCTCAATAATCTGAATCCCGAATATTTCCAAAGCGGGGAAGGGGCCAGAATTTACCAATGGCTGACCGCCAACGCAGGAAATTTCGGTTTTTGCCAGCCGTATTCTCCGAAAGGGCCCGAGCGCCCTGACGGTTATGAAGAAGAGCAGTGGCACTGGTCTTACTTTCCACTTGCAAAACAACTGACGGAACTGGCCCGCCTTGAACTCAAGGATGAAAATATTACGGGTTTTCTCGGATCAGAAACGGCACAAAAGATCGGGGTAGTGGAAAAATATGTGTTGGGCGTTAATAAACAGTGTATGCCGGGCTATTAG
- the queA gene encoding tRNA preQ1(34) S-adenosylmethionine ribosyltransferase-isomerase QueA, translating into MRTKLSQFNFNLPQKLIAQYPSDNRDEARMMVVHKDTGVIEHKIFKDMLEYFDEGDVMVFNNTKVYPARLFGRKEKTGAQIEVFLLRELNKEARLWDVLVDPARKIRVGNKLYFTDKDDNDILVAEVVDNTTSRGRTIRFLYDNSEEEFRNDLDLLGNTPLPKYITRPVEAIDKERYQTVYAKETGAVAAPTAGLHFSRELMKRLEIKGVDFAEITLHIGLGTFRSIEVEDLSKHKMDAEYFQITEEAANVVNKAKAGNHRVCSVGTTSMRSIETAISANSRLKTAEGWTNKFIYPPYDFTIADSMITNFHLPKSSLFIMISAFGGTEVIREAYHEAIKEKYRFYSYGDSMLIL; encoded by the coding sequence ATGCGGACAAAACTGTCACAATTTAACTTTAATCTTCCCCAGAAATTAATTGCCCAATATCCTTCAGATAATCGTGATGAAGCCCGTATGATGGTCGTCCACAAAGATACGGGAGTTATTGAGCATAAAATATTCAAAGACATGCTGGAATATTTTGACGAAGGAGACGTCATGGTATTCAACAACACCAAAGTTTATCCTGCCAGGCTATTTGGAAGGAAAGAAAAAACAGGGGCCCAGATCGAAGTTTTCCTGCTTCGCGAACTCAACAAGGAAGCCCGTCTGTGGGATGTGCTGGTCGATCCGGCCAGAAAAATCAGGGTAGGAAACAAGCTTTACTTTACGGACAAGGACGATAACGACATCCTCGTTGCTGAAGTAGTGGACAATACTACCTCAAGAGGTCGGACCATTCGGTTTTTGTACGATAACTCTGAAGAAGAGTTTCGCAATGATCTGGATCTTCTGGGTAATACTCCACTGCCAAAATACATCACCCGTCCTGTAGAGGCTATTGACAAAGAGCGTTACCAAACCGTATATGCCAAAGAAACGGGTGCAGTGGCGGCCCCTACTGCCGGACTGCATTTCAGCAGGGAACTGATGAAACGACTGGAGATCAAAGGCGTTGACTTTGCTGAAATTACACTTCATATCGGTCTGGGCACTTTCCGCTCCATCGAGGTGGAAGATCTTTCCAAACACAAAATGGATGCCGAATACTTCCAGATCACCGAAGAGGCCGCAAATGTTGTAAACAAAGCTAAAGCGGGAAACCACAGGGTATGCTCCGTTGGCACCACTTCCATGCGTTCTATCGAAACGGCCATTTCTGCCAATTCAAGGCTTAAAACGGCGGAAGGGTGGACCAATAAATTTATTTATCCACCTTATGATTTTACCATCGCCGACAGTATGATCACCAATTTCCATCTTCCAAAATCGAGTTTATTTATCATGATCTCAGCATTTGGAGGTACAGAAGTGATCCGGGAAGCCTACCACGAAGCAATTAAAGAAAAATACAGATTTTACAGCTACGGAGATTCCATGTTAATTTTGTAG
- a CDS encoding ABC transporter permease: protein MGTILKIIREAVLQAFQQLSANKLRSFLSLLGISIGIFSIIGVLAAVDSLEDNVKGSLDKLGNDVVYVSKWPWADMSGDWWKYMKRPEPTFTDYEVIDNKVNLAELTSYSVGLGRKTLKHGSSSVDGAFLVGISNEYGELFSLEFEKGRYFSSNEYLRGANKVILGSNIATNLFGPIDPIGREIKMEGKKYEVIGVIEKSGDALLKIMDYDEAILVSYPTAAKLANLKSSRNFGTTIAVKAKPGVNLEDLKDEIKGVVRASHRLKPRAEEDFSLNQMSMLAALLDNFFVVLNILGIVIGIFSFLIGGVSVANIMFVSVKERTSIIGVKKALGAKKRIILLEFLIESTILCVIGGIMGLIIIQVATMILTKVLEFELYMDITNILMGLGASIFVGIISGFIPALQASNMDPVEAMRK from the coding sequence ATGGGTACAATTTTAAAAATTATTAGAGAAGCGGTCCTGCAGGCCTTCCAGCAGTTGAGTGCAAACAAGCTTCGTTCCTTTCTCTCTTTACTGGGGATTTCCATAGGAATCTTTAGTATCATTGGGGTACTGGCGGCCGTGGATTCGCTGGAAGATAACGTCAAAGGGAGCCTTGATAAATTGGGGAATGACGTAGTTTATGTATCAAAGTGGCCCTGGGCAGATATGAGCGGCGACTGGTGGAAATACATGAAACGTCCCGAACCTACCTTTACGGATTATGAGGTGATAGACAACAAGGTTAACCTTGCAGAACTGACCAGTTACAGTGTGGGCTTGGGGAGAAAAACCCTAAAACATGGATCGAGCAGTGTAGATGGTGCCTTTTTGGTGGGAATTTCCAATGAATATGGAGAATTGTTCAGCCTCGAATTTGAAAAAGGGCGATACTTTTCTTCTAACGAGTACCTGAGAGGAGCCAATAAGGTGATACTGGGCAGTAACATTGCAACCAATCTTTTTGGCCCTATCGATCCTATAGGGCGGGAGATTAAAATGGAAGGTAAAAAATACGAGGTGATCGGGGTTATTGAAAAATCCGGAGATGCTTTGTTGAAAATAATGGACTATGACGAGGCTATTTTAGTGAGTTACCCAACCGCCGCCAAACTCGCCAATTTAAAATCTTCCCGAAACTTTGGAACGACTATCGCCGTGAAGGCAAAACCCGGGGTTAACCTGGAAGATCTCAAAGATGAGATCAAAGGCGTCGTACGGGCCAGTCACCGGTTGAAACCACGCGCCGAGGAAGATTTTTCCCTCAACCAGATGTCCATGCTGGCAGCGCTGCTGGATAACTTTTTTGTGGTATTGAATATCCTCGGAATCGTTATTGGCATCTTTTCTTTCCTGATTGGAGGGGTGAGCGTGGCCAATATCATGTTCGTATCCGTAAAGGAAAGAACGTCGATCATCGGAGTCAAAAAAGCATTGGGTGCTAAAAAGCGCATCATTCTGCTTGAATTTTTGATCGAATCCACCATTTTATGTGTCATCGGCGGTATAATGGGGCTTATCATCATACAGGTGGCGACAATGATCCTGACTAAAGTGTTGGAATTTGAACTCTATATGGATATAACCAATATTTTAATGGGACTGGGCGCGTCGATATTTGTGGGAATCATCTCCGGGTTTATCCCTGCGCTGCAGGCCTCCAATATGGATCCTGTGGAAGCGATGAGGAAGTAA
- the mnmG gene encoding tRNA uridine-5-carboxymethylaminomethyl(34) synthesis enzyme MnmG, with product MFPEYDVIVVGAGHAGCEAAVAAGNMGAKVLLVTMNMNTIAQMSCNPAMGGVAKGQIVREVDALGGYSGIVTDHTMIQFRMLNLSKGPAMWSPRAQSDRMRFAEKWRLMLEAHPNIDFWQEMVNGLIVKDGRVKGVITGLGIEIPAKTVVLTNGTFLNGIIHIGEKQFSGGRAGEKAARGITGQLVELGFEAGRMKTGTPPRIDGRSLDWSKMEEQPGDENPGKFSYTDTPKLKKQIPCHITYTNNTVHEILKTGFDRSPMFNGRIRGVGPRYCPSIEDKIDRFSSRDRHQLFVEPEGENTVEIYVNGFSSSLPEDVQYKALRMIPGFENAKMFRPGYAIEYDYFPPTQLKISLETHLVKNLFFAGQINGTTGYEEAASQGLMAGINAVLNIREEEPFVLKRSEAYIGVLIDDLVNKGTNEPYRMFTSRAEYRILLRQDNADIRLTPLAQKLGISGAEERMEHVTEKVEASRQIQNFIREMSVSPDQLNGFLEGKDSAALKQKVKLHSVLSRPHINLTDIRKALPEVDTFLDQFDQEKIELAEIYLKYEGYIQKEQEMVDKMSRLETVAIREDFDFHSLASLSIEAREKLTKQRPQTIGQASRISGVSPSDISVLLVHMGR from the coding sequence ATGTTTCCGGAATACGATGTCATAGTAGTAGGAGCAGGTCATGCAGGATGTGAAGCAGCGGTGGCGGCAGGCAATATGGGGGCGAAGGTGTTGCTCGTTACCATGAACATGAATACCATTGCCCAGATGTCATGCAACCCGGCAATGGGCGGTGTGGCCAAAGGGCAGATCGTCAGAGAGGTGGACGCATTGGGAGGATATTCAGGCATCGTTACCGATCATACCATGATTCAGTTTAGAATGCTGAATTTGTCCAAAGGGCCAGCCATGTGGAGCCCTCGCGCTCAAAGCGACCGGATGCGTTTTGCAGAAAAGTGGCGTCTGATGCTGGAAGCTCATCCCAATATTGATTTTTGGCAGGAAATGGTGAATGGCCTCATAGTAAAAGACGGCCGGGTAAAGGGTGTCATTACAGGACTGGGCATTGAAATTCCTGCCAAAACAGTGGTTCTCACCAACGGCACCTTCCTCAATGGGATTATTCATATAGGCGAAAAGCAGTTTAGTGGAGGCAGAGCCGGGGAAAAGGCGGCCCGTGGCATCACCGGCCAGTTGGTGGAGCTTGGTTTTGAAGCCGGAAGGATGAAAACCGGCACCCCGCCACGTATCGACGGACGTTCCCTGGATTGGAGCAAAATGGAAGAACAACCGGGCGACGAAAACCCCGGAAAATTTTCCTACACGGATACCCCCAAACTCAAAAAACAAATTCCTTGTCATATTACCTACACCAACAATACGGTTCACGAAATTCTAAAAACGGGGTTTGATCGCTCTCCCATGTTTAACGGTCGCATCCGGGGAGTTGGCCCGAGGTATTGTCCGTCGATCGAAGATAAAATCGATCGTTTTTCCAGCCGTGACCGCCACCAGTTGTTTGTAGAACCCGAAGGGGAAAACACGGTAGAGATTTACGTCAACGGTTTTTCCTCTTCCCTGCCTGAAGATGTTCAATACAAAGCGTTGCGGATGATCCCGGGGTTTGAAAATGCCAAGATGTTCCGCCCTGGATATGCCATTGAATATGATTATTTTCCGCCGACGCAGCTTAAAATCAGCCTGGAGACCCATTTGGTAAAAAACCTGTTTTTTGCCGGACAGATCAATGGAACCACAGGTTATGAGGAAGCGGCCAGCCAGGGTCTCATGGCCGGAATCAATGCTGTTTTGAATATTCGCGAAGAAGAGCCTTTCGTACTGAAACGTTCGGAAGCCTATATCGGGGTCCTCATCGATGACCTCGTCAATAAAGGTACCAACGAACCCTACCGCATGTTTACCTCCCGCGCCGAATACCGCATCCTGCTCCGCCAGGATAATGCCGATATTCGCCTGACCCCCCTTGCGCAAAAGTTAGGCATCAGCGGGGCAGAGGAACGCATGGAACACGTGACCGAAAAGGTGGAAGCGTCCCGGCAAATCCAAAATTTCATCCGGGAAATGAGCGTTTCCCCGGATCAACTCAACGGATTCCTCGAAGGCAAAGATTCCGCCGCGTTAAAGCAAAAAGTAAAATTGCACAGTGTGCTGTCCCGTCCGCACATAAACCTTACTGACATCCGGAAGGCACTGCCTGAAGTGGATACTTTTTTGGATCAATTCGATCAGGAAAAAATCGAGCTGGCAGAAATATACCTCAAATACGAAGGGTACATTCAGAAGGAACAGGAAATGGTAGACAAGATGAGCCGGCTCGAGACGGTAGCCATCCGCGAGGATTTTGATTTCCACAGCCTGGCTTCCCTCTCCATTGAAGCCCGTGAAAAACTGACCAAACAAAGGCCACAAACCATTGGCCAGGCCAGCCGCATCAGTGGAGTTTCGCCTTCAGACATCTCTGTATTACTCGTCCATATGGGCAGATGA
- a CDS encoding M1 family metallopeptidase — MKNLISLILLLGSINCFAQHDFYQHAPYEFTHADTLRGMLRPERTCFDVTFYDLNLKIDPEKRSINGYVKMVYRTLEDFKTLQVDLFQNMDILKIKHGEETLNYRREENAVFVDFPRTQKKGKTDNIQIYYFGIPQPAFNPPWDGGFVWSADRKGDPWIGVACEGDGASLWWPNKDHLSDEPDSMGINITIPPGLTCVANGNLRSVEPQKNGNTFHWFVSYPINNYNVTLNIADYAHFSETYTSFDGAPLDLDYYVLSYNLEKAKEHFKQVHKVLACYERFFGKYPFWNDGFGMVETPYLGMEHQGAIAYGNAYKRGYLGGMIPRDMNWDYIIVHETAHEYFGNSVSCRDLSEMWIHESFATYMEALYVECIYSYEDAVRYMQTKRLFLGNVEPILGPKDVNWENWQVSDHYNKGAWVLHTLRHTINDDVKWFDLLHGFYQQFELQNITTQDFVDYVNNCTQKDYTAFFDQYLEYPGLPVLQYQITKKDNDLEVKYKWEADVPGFNMPVMLGQKGAYQMVSPNTKSWQTIILKGLSKKDFAIAEDLFLIEVKKVK; from the coding sequence GTGAAAAACCTAATAAGCCTTATCCTACTTCTGGGCAGCATCAACTGCTTTGCTCAGCATGATTTTTATCAACACGCGCCTTATGAATTTACCCATGCAGATACCTTACGAGGCATGTTGCGCCCGGAGCGAACTTGTTTCGATGTCACCTTTTATGATCTGAACCTAAAAATCGATCCGGAAAAAAGGAGTATCAACGGTTATGTAAAAATGGTTTACCGTACCCTGGAAGATTTCAAAACCCTACAGGTGGATCTATTCCAGAACATGGATATTTTAAAGATTAAACACGGAGAAGAAACCTTGAATTATCGCAGGGAAGAGAATGCTGTTTTTGTGGATTTCCCCCGGACTCAGAAAAAAGGGAAAACAGATAATATTCAAATTTATTATTTCGGCATTCCACAGCCGGCTTTTAACCCTCCGTGGGACGGTGGTTTTGTGTGGAGCGCGGACCGGAAGGGAGATCCCTGGATCGGGGTGGCCTGCGAAGGCGATGGAGCGAGCCTCTGGTGGCCAAATAAAGATCACCTTTCCGACGAACCCGACAGCATGGGCATTAATATTACCATTCCTCCCGGCCTTACCTGCGTGGCCAATGGTAACCTGCGTTCAGTTGAGCCACAAAAAAACGGCAATACGTTCCATTGGTTCGTATCTTACCCCATCAACAATTACAACGTTACCCTCAACATCGCGGATTACGCCCATTTTTCAGAAACCTACACTTCCTTTGACGGCGCCCCTCTTGACCTGGATTATTATGTGCTGAGTTACAATTTGGAAAAGGCTAAAGAGCATTTCAAACAGGTGCATAAAGTTTTAGCCTGTTATGAGCGCTTTTTTGGAAAATATCCTTTTTGGAACGACGGCTTCGGCATGGTCGAAACGCCCTACCTGGGGATGGAACACCAGGGAGCCATCGCTTATGGCAATGCCTATAAAAGGGGGTATCTCGGAGGCATGATCCCCAGGGATATGAATTGGGACTATATCATCGTGCATGAAACCGCACATGAGTATTTCGGCAACAGCGTTAGTTGCAGGGATCTGAGTGAAATGTGGATCCACGAGTCTTTTGCCACTTATATGGAGGCGCTTTACGTAGAATGTATTTACAGTTATGAGGATGCTGTCCGGTATATGCAGACCAAGCGGCTCTTTTTAGGAAATGTGGAACCGATCCTGGGGCCAAAAGATGTCAATTGGGAAAACTGGCAGGTTAGCGACCATTATAACAAAGGCGCCTGGGTACTCCATACCCTCCGCCACACCATCAATGATGATGTCAAATGGTTTGACCTGCTCCATGGGTTTTATCAGCAATTTGAACTCCAAAATATCACTACCCAGGATTTTGTCGATTATGTCAACAACTGCACGCAAAAGGATTATACGGCTTTTTTCGACCAGTATCTAGAATACCCGGGGCTCCCGGTACTCCAATACCAAATCACCAAAAAAGACAACGACCTGGAAGTCAAATACAAATGGGAAGCAGATGTACCCGGTTTCAATATGCCTGTTATGCTCGGACAAAAAGGAGCTTACCAAATGGTGAGTCCAAACACCAAAAGCTGGCAAACCATTATCCTGAAAGGACTTTCCAAAAAGGATTTTGCGATTGCTGAAGATCTGTTTTTGATCGAGGTAAAAAAGGTGAAGTGA
- a CDS encoding DUF2795 domain-containing protein codes for MYWTLELAYNLEDAPWPATRDELIDYAIRSGAPLEVIENLQEMEDEGEIYENMEDIWPDYPRKDDFLFNEDEY; via the coding sequence ATGTATTGGACATTAGAACTTGCTTATAACCTTGAAGATGCACCATGGCCTGCAACGAGGGATGAATTGATCGATTACGCCATTCGTTCCGGGGCGCCATTAGAAGTCATTGAAAATCTTCAGGAAATGGAAGATGAAGGAGAAATTTACGAAAATATGGAAGATATCTGGCCGGATTACCCGCGTAAAGATGACTTCCTGTTCAATGAAGATGAATACTAA
- a CDS encoding (d)CMP kinase, which yields MQKIIIAIDGHSSCGKTTLSKELAMKLGYTYISSGAMYRAITLYFIQHGIDINNPEAVEKALKHITIQFDTSGQENRTLLNGTDVEDEIKEMYVSQKVSPVSAISAVRRFLVLQQRAIGAAKGIVMDGRDIGTVVFPDAELKIFLTASVEERVRRRFEELKMKGIEASPESVRENLISRDHIDSTREDSPLKKADDAIVIDNTFLTPEEQLDKAYHLALEIIKTMDE from the coding sequence ATGCAGAAAATCATCATCGCCATTGATGGCCATTCCTCGTGTGGCAAAACGACACTCTCCAAGGAACTCGCCATGAAACTGGGTTATACCTACATCAGCTCAGGGGCCATGTACCGGGCTATAACCCTTTATTTTATTCAACATGGCATAGACATCAATAACCCTGAAGCCGTAGAAAAAGCCCTTAAACATATCACTATTCAATTCGATACCAGCGGCCAAGAAAACCGTACGCTCCTCAATGGAACCGACGTGGAAGACGAAATCAAAGAAATGTATGTCTCCCAAAAGGTAAGTCCTGTTTCAGCCATTTCCGCCGTAAGACGTTTCCTCGTGCTGCAACAAAGAGCCATCGGAGCAGCCAAAGGAATTGTAATGGACGGCAGGGATATCGGCACCGTGGTATTTCCTGATGCTGAACTCAAAATATTTCTCACGGCCTCAGTGGAGGAGCGGGTACGCCGCCGTTTTGAAGAACTCAAAATGAAAGGCATAGAAGCGTCCCCAGAATCTGTACGCGAGAACCTGATCTCACGTGATCATATCGATTCGACCAGGGAAGACAGCCCTTTAAAAAAAGCAGACGATGCCATTGTCATTGACAATACTTTCCTGACCCCTGAAGAGCAACTTGACAAGGCCTACCATTTAGCCCTGGAAATCATCAAAACAATGGATGAATAA